The genomic region TTGCGTCTACGGTGGAACCAGAGAAGAGATTGAGACATTTTGTAAAGAAATGAGGGGCCTTTCCCCTTACGCGGAAATTTTTATTTCAGCCGATTATGAAGACGGCCTTGGAAGGTGGATAAAAGGGGCCGAGCTTTTGCCTTCTAACATGGCTATAGGCGCCTCCGGAGAGGAGGAACTTGCCATGAAAAAAGGGTTAATCACCGCCAGGCAGGCAAGAAGCATCGGAATTAACTGGATTTTTGCCCCTGTGGTTGATTTAGCTTCGGACCCGGAAAACCCTATAGTAAATACCCGCGCTTTCGGAAAAGACCCTATGCTTGTGACGCGTTTGGCCATGGCTTTTATGTCAGGATTATCGCAAGGCGGAACTTTAAATACTTTAAAACATTTTCCCGGACACGGGGACACGTCAAAAGATTCTCACTTAGAACTACCTTTTATCAGCAAATCTTTTGACAAGCTTTTTGATTCCGATTTAGTTCCCTATAAAACATTGTTAAAGTTTGCTGACTCAATTATGGTTGGACATCTTCTTATCCCAGCCATAGACGATGAAAACCCGTCTTCTTTATCGGAAAAAACAATACGCGGAATTTTAAGGCAAAAACTTAATTATAAAGGATGTGTTGTTACCGACGCTCTTTTAATGAAAGCCATCGGCGACCAAAAAGAAGCCGCTTTAAAAGCTTTAAAAGCGGGCGCGGATATCTTGCTTGCACCTTCAGACCCTTATGAAATAATAGATTATTTAAACCAGTTAATTAAAGAAGATTACACCTGGAAAGAACATTTTATCAACGCAGTGGCCACGCAAGAAATTCTGCTTACAAAAAACCGGAAAGTGGAAATAAGAACTCCGGAATATGCGTTTTTTAAATCTTCTTATTCAATGGACGCGGCGCCTAGATGTATAACAGAGTTCGGAGAAGAGAATGTTTTAAAAAAAGAAAATTCTTTGTCTTATATGGAAATAGATTGTAAAAGCGATTTTGAAAGCACTCCTTTTGCCAAACAGCTTAAAGCTAACGGTTTTAAACTGGCCCCTTATACAGGCGGGGAATGTAAAAATTTGCTTATAGTTTCTTTCTCCGGCTACGCTTCTTTTAAAGGCTTTGCTAATTTTACAAAAGAGCAAAAGAAAACAGTGGAAAACGCCTTAACAAAAGCCAAGAACAGCGCTTTTGTTTCCTTCGGCAGCCCTTTTGTGCACAGTGATTTTAAAACAAAAGCACAGTACCATTTGCTTGCGTACTGTGCTAATGAGGACTTTCAAATTTTTTGCGCCGACGCGCTTTGCGGTAAAGCCAAAGTTACTGGCAAAGCTCCTATTGAAATTTAGAAGCGTGAATATAGTCCGGGTTTAAA from Elusimicrobium minutum Pei191 harbors:
- a CDS encoding glycoside hydrolase family 3 N-terminal domain-containing protein is translated as MPMNPARIVHPGFWFGKTDIEDARKWAKMGVGGFCVYGGTREEIETFCKEMRGLSPYAEIFISADYEDGLGRWIKGAELLPSNMAIGASGEEELAMKKGLITARQARSIGINWIFAPVVDLASDPENPIVNTRAFGKDPMLVTRLAMAFMSGLSQGGTLNTLKHFPGHGDTSKDSHLELPFISKSFDKLFDSDLVPYKTLLKFADSIMVGHLLIPAIDDENPSSLSEKTIRGILRQKLNYKGCVVTDALLMKAIGDQKEAALKALKAGADILLAPSDPYEIIDYLNQLIKEDYTWKEHFINAVATQEILLTKNRKVEIRTPEYAFFKSSYSMDAAPRCITEFGEENVLKKENSLSYMEIDCKSDFESTPFAKQLKANGFKLAPYTGGECKNLLIVSFSGYASFKGFANFTKEQKKTVENALTKAKNSAFVSFGSPFVHSDFKTKAQYHLLAYCANEDFQIFCADALCGKAKVTGKAPIEI